A portion of the Krasilnikovia cinnamomea genome contains these proteins:
- a CDS encoding alkaline phosphatase family protein, which translates to MPIGRLGLILALLAGAALTAPAAPAAAATPAKKLLVVGMDGLNWDSVLAANAPTLHALADQGLLGRSLVQCPSTAESASGPGWSTIATGVWPDRHGVRSNTFIGKRYGTYPDFLTRLEQADPSYATYSVVDWPPLHNQGTFSSAVDTRVTFNGDTGGYPAQDENVTADAIGRLSSGGPDASFVYLGNTDVVAHASGTGAAYQAAIEQQDQQLGRILTAVRSRPTYGQEDWLIMVTTDHGHRVPQGGHGFCGIDERGTFLLASGAGISAGLRPIDVRQADVAASALAHFGVEAALDGKSVRVRSTDPFDGLALRTRVDETGIPATLAGWTPDAPAGWSVLRSAMPTGGVTEWRGWSFTTDEFWSRAQAGQERENALRTRGVFAVADSDEFADKTGGSSYDSTLVSPDYPVTAGSTAYLNYVTHYRQHGSQKGDVLVSFNDGPDQLVKRYSADARATVESLPVAVPSGATRMAVKFRYHDAGNNWYWVIDDLRIS; encoded by the coding sequence ATGCCAATCGGACGCCTGGGCCTCATCCTGGCCCTGCTGGCCGGAGCAGCGCTGACCGCGCCCGCCGCACCGGCAGCGGCCGCCACGCCGGCGAAGAAGCTGCTCGTCGTAGGCATGGACGGGCTCAACTGGGACAGCGTCCTCGCGGCGAACGCGCCGACTCTGCACGCGCTCGCCGACCAGGGTCTGCTCGGTCGCAGCCTCGTGCAGTGCCCATCGACGGCCGAATCGGCCAGCGGCCCCGGCTGGTCCACCATCGCCACGGGCGTGTGGCCGGATCGGCACGGCGTACGCAGCAACACCTTCATCGGCAAGCGGTACGGCACGTACCCGGACTTCCTGACCCGGCTGGAGCAGGCGGACCCCTCGTACGCCACCTACTCTGTCGTCGACTGGCCTCCCCTGCACAACCAGGGGACCTTCTCGTCCGCGGTCGACACCCGGGTCACCTTCAACGGCGACACGGGCGGCTATCCGGCGCAGGACGAGAATGTCACCGCGGACGCGATCGGCCGGCTCAGCAGCGGTGGCCCGGACGCGTCCTTCGTCTACCTCGGCAACACCGACGTGGTGGCCCACGCCTCCGGCACCGGCGCCGCGTACCAGGCCGCGATCGAGCAGCAGGATCAACAGCTCGGCCGGATCCTGACCGCGGTGCGGTCACGGCCCACGTACGGTCAGGAGGACTGGCTGATCATGGTGACCACCGACCACGGGCACCGGGTACCGCAGGGCGGGCACGGCTTCTGCGGCATCGACGAGCGCGGCACGTTCCTGCTCGCGAGCGGCGCCGGGATCAGCGCCGGGCTCCGCCCCATCGACGTACGCCAGGCCGACGTCGCCGCCTCAGCGCTGGCGCACTTCGGCGTCGAGGCCGCCCTGGACGGCAAGAGCGTCCGGGTACGCTCCACCGACCCGTTCGACGGCCTCGCCCTGCGCACGCGGGTGGACGAGACCGGAATTCCCGCCACCCTGGCGGGCTGGACCCCGGACGCTCCGGCCGGCTGGTCGGTCCTGCGCAGCGCCATGCCAACCGGCGGGGTCACCGAGTGGCGCGGCTGGTCGTTCACCACCGACGAGTTCTGGAGCCGCGCCCAGGCGGGCCAGGAACGGGAGAACGCCCTGCGCACACGTGGCGTCTTCGCCGTCGCCGACAGCGACGAGTTCGCCGACAAGACCGGCGGCAGCAGCTACGACTCCACGCTCGTCTCGCCGGACTACCCTGTGACCGCGGGAAGCACGGCGTACCTGAACTACGTGACGCACTACCGCCAGCATGGCAGCCAGAAGGGCGATGTCCTGGTCTCGTTCAACGACGGCCCGGACCAACTGGTGAAGCGGTACTCCGCGGATGCCCGGGCCACTGTCGAGTCATTGCCGGTTGCGGTTCCGTCCGGTGCGACCAGGATGGCGGTGAAGTTCCGCTACCACGACGCCGGCAACAACTGGTACTGGGTCATCGACGATCTGCGGATCAGCTGA
- a CDS encoding TetR/AcrR family transcriptional regulator produces MSKPSTRVRLGEAAFALFDERGYEQTTIDDIAERAGVGRTTFFRNYRSKEEVIFPDHDRLLALIRDRLATSNHSTALIAVSDAVRLVLLHYIDEGDIARRRYALTSKVPALRDREIASVARYQRLFREFIADWMGDPTESASLRAELMAASVAAAHNHVLRRWLRGESADPVTEVDDAMREVLRLFPAPTEQRDGHDQGTTIVAFTTSTDLDTLLPSLRRLVEDGSIH; encoded by the coding sequence ATGAGCAAGCCATCCACGCGCGTCCGGCTCGGCGAGGCCGCCTTCGCACTCTTCGACGAACGCGGGTACGAGCAGACCACCATCGATGACATCGCCGAGCGGGCCGGGGTGGGACGTACGACGTTCTTCCGGAACTACCGGTCGAAGGAAGAGGTCATCTTCCCGGACCACGACCGGCTTCTCGCGCTGATCCGGGACCGGCTGGCGACCTCGAACCACAGCACGGCCCTGATCGCCGTCTCGGACGCGGTCCGGCTGGTCCTGCTGCACTACATCGATGAAGGCGACATCGCGCGCCGCCGGTACGCCCTGACCAGCAAGGTGCCCGCCCTGCGCGACCGCGAGATCGCGAGCGTGGCCCGCTACCAGCGCCTGTTCCGCGAGTTCATCGCCGACTGGATGGGCGACCCGACCGAGTCTGCGTCACTGCGGGCCGAGCTCATGGCGGCGTCCGTCGCCGCGGCACACAACCATGTGCTGCGCCGGTGGTTGCGCGGCGAGTCCGCGGATCCGGTGACCGAGGTCGACGACGCGATGCGCGAGGTCCTGCGACTCTTCCCGGCCCCCACGGAGCAGCGCGACGGTCACGACCAGGGCACCACCATCGTCGCGTTCACCACCTCCACCGACCTCGATACCCTGCTGCCGTCGCTGAGGCGGCTCGTCGAGGACGGGTCCATCCACTGA